GATTTTGAGTTAGGATTTTGAAAATTGTACAAAGCAATTTGATttggttcagtggttaagtgctctGGATGTGTGCTTAAagtcttgtgttcaaatctcttttttggaatttttgttaattttgtcttAACCTCTATCCTTGATCATTtagcataaataatatttttgagcacctaatattaataatgagcTTAGTGGTTTAGTAGTTAAGCTTTTGTGTACTCTTTACTCTTGCGTTTGAGTCCCtgggaaaagaaaattgtttttagGTTGCATTgtgaaattgttttattttattttagtcattatattttaaaataactaactccttttcaaaaaaaaaacttttttgaacgtcttttcttcttcttctttttcgttttttttttctttctaataaCTCTACAACTAGCTTTGTTGAAGAGATTGCATATTTCGTTGTTCCGATAGAAAGGTTAACAACTtaattttgttgtcaaatttCTACTAATGTTCGCTCtcgtttattatttattaaaactgAAACTGTTTTGCTCATTTTGTCCAATTTCGTTTTTGAGGGTTCAGTTGCTTCTAATTCTTAGGTGAAAGGATTTCATATCAAGATTCTCTATCGATTTAAGTTTAGATGCGAACGAGGGTAAGCGTTTAAGTCCGATTTGGGCTTTGCGTCGAAAGTTTTTCGACGGAACTTTGATAGTAAATATGTTAGTTAGTGAAATGGTTACGGAAACCGTTTGATTGAGGTTTGATTATTGTTAGGGTCGGGAATTCATCTTTGCTGCTTTTGCATCGAATTCATATTATGTGCATAACGAAAACCCAAATTTCTATGAACGTCGAAAGTCAGAATCCATGGTTGTCCATGCCGTGTGGTaagccgtgtgagccacatggctgtgtgttaggctgtgtaactcactattttggAATTAGAGTCACACAGGCTAGAAACACAGgcatgtgtccaggccgtgtgactcactaTTTTGGAATTAGAGTCACATGGGCCAGCCACCCAGGCCATGTCAATCCACACGGACCTGTAGACCAAAAAATCGAGATTTGTTCCCTAGGTTTATAATCATCATTCGAATCAAATGTAGGCCTACTGTAGGACCCATATGATCTAAAACAAGctataaaaattgatatttgatgATCGGTTGACGTATAATCCGTTATCCATACATATGTCTAATATGATATAAGTTAAGTAAGTATGATATGTTAACGTATACTACGTTTTTGTTAGGACGTGTTTAAGGTATGttgttgacactattttttgataaaacggggtcaacttgggttttgaaaaatgaaaacgaaagtgggagtcgccaagctgttgacaccattttttgataaaacggggtcgacttgggttttgaaaattgaaaacgaaagtgggagtcgccaccaatcctttttaataaggtgtgattggatcacctcgaaaagtggttgtttttaataaacgatttgattttattaaaacaacgattttggtccacgaaatttagaaaaataggttcgggagtcagttacgtacgaggaaggattagcacccttgtaacgcccaaaaattggtacctagttgattaattaatgtcttaatgtcgaaaattgaaaactttaaagagatttaaagtaCGATCCTTAAAAACTTAAATGGCATGGATTAagatttaagaggatatttggctatttggtcgaacgagaaatcgaaacccagcacattagggcacgttttctcgaatttccaaacgtaaaacattgccttattgtgaaatttttaaaaggatatttgactatttggtcgaacgagaaaaatcgaaacctagcacattagggcacgttttctcgaatttccaaacgcaaaacattgccttattttgaaatttttaaaacgatatttggctatttggtcgaatgagaaaaatcgaaaccaagcatattagggcacgttttctcgaattttcaaacgcaaaatattgccttattttaaaatttttaaaaggatattagtatgcataacaaaatgttaatgaatACAATGGTGTAGCATAAATAATACGAGTAAtagcaatgaaaataaattggataaaaagGGCAAATCAAtgacatacaaaataacaatacatataagcaaataaaatcaaaacattctttcaaaataataatgaaaatataaataaagaaataaacaaagaaaatgaacagaactatagaaatataaaagatatatatatgtgtatatacataaaattatggaaatatgaacaatatatgtatgtatatatttcaaaattattgtataaaatagatatataaatatataagtaagcatatacatacatatatacgtatgtacattaaaatatgtatatgtacatgcatgtatataaaaattatagaaggtatataaaagtatgtatatatatatatatatatatatatgaaaatagaatatgtacatagatatatagatatgcatataagttataaaataaatatataaagaatgtataagtatatatgtatatgtagacaatgtataaaaatatgttcatgtatatatattataaaaaaggcatgtatgtatatatatataacaaaatttaaaatttaaaaagtataaatgaataaataataataataataataatggtataatatgataatgataataacattgaaataattaacTGAATAGCAAAATTGCTAAAAAAACacagactaaattgaaatagaaataaaaaacgtaaaggattaaattgtgacaCGCGCAAAAGGAGGGGGACCAAAACAGGAAATAAACCAAGTCCCCAAAACGCTGCGCTAcaatggactaaaatgaaataaaaataaaactatgcagctaatttaaaataaaaggaaagaacgAAAAAAAGGCTAAATTACAATGCATTGCAAAATCAGAGGGACTGCGTGCGCAAATATCCCTTTTaaagaaaacacgcggatcccttTGCTGGAGTAGGTCGGATTGGGTCGACCTccacaaaacgacgtcgttttaggtGTCTGGGGGGCACCCCAAAACAGTACCATTTTGGTACCTTATATAAaccccaaaatttcaaaaaaaattcattttaacccttccctaaaaaaacaaaacctctCAAAAAAATCCTCTCCCCTCAGTAAGTCCGGCCAAGAGTCTGGGCAACATCCGACCGTCAGCCACCGCACTGGCTGTCGATCTCCGACGACGGTATCACCGtctgcggtggccgaaaaaggTAAAAAATCTCTTACCCGATCTTTTCGACCTTTCTAAACCCAAATCCGGGTTCAAAACCCTcgaaatattaacaaaaatgcCCCAAAAGCCCAAGAAACCCTTCGGTTTCCGACCGCCTATCATCGGAGGCGACTTCCTCGGCCTTCTTCGGCGTTGAAGATCCGAATACAGGTAAgttttttactctctttttccttttattttatttccgtatgtgttaaagaaaataaagttatcAGCGCTTATGTTACCAACCAGACGGTCTAACTTGTTCAGAGAGATGTCATTAGCGACGTAAGTTTCATTTAATACTTTCATTAACGCGCTGCGATATATCTCCGAGCTTAAGAGTAACGCTAGTACCGAGATATGAGCTGGTTATTTATGTAACTACTCTACGACACTGTATTCACTGTGTTTTAAGAACTTTAGAAACTCCCTAGCTTTACTCTCTGTTACTGGCTCGTTGATAGGTGATTCGTGTCGGACCGCCTTTTCCTTCTTATGTTCGACCACCAAGGCTTTTCCTTTTGCAGGCTCTGTTTCTGAAGTTGTTGGATCGTGACGCTTTCCACTACATGTGTAGAAGCCATCATCATTACTCTCTTCTAAAGCATTTATCGGGTTTTCCTCTCCTGGAATTGTCACGTTACAGTCATAATTCCAAGGAACCTTTTTGTTATCCTTATAGGAAAAGGGTACCGATTTTTGGATTATGACTTTCGGTGGTATTTGTATCCCTGCTTCATTGCTCATTGGCCGTGAAATAATCACCACTGGGTGATTGACCTTCTGGAACCTTTCTATGGGTCCTTCCTCTGAGGCGCAGATCTCTCTTTCTTCAAATTCCTTGAATTCTTCATAAAACTCTATCTCCTTATTGTCCATCAGATTTTGTACCATGGTCTTGAACTCTGTACATTCTTGGATATTATGACCCTTCTTATTATGGAACTCATAGTATATTCCTGCCCCTTTAGGCCTTTCATCTAAATCTCGAGTGATTAGACCCCTACATACTATATGTTCCCAAACACATTTCAATGGGGTTTTTACCTCCATCACGACTGCCTTAATTCTCTTACTTCCACCCTCGGCTATCGTATTTACCCCTTTATCCGTATGATCGGGCAACGAGTTTCCTGCTACATTTGGTCCGGAGGGGTCATCTAACTTTACAATACCCATTTTGAT
The window above is part of the Gossypium raimondii isolate GPD5lz chromosome 9, ASM2569854v1, whole genome shotgun sequence genome. Proteins encoded here:
- the LOC105797627 gene encoding uncharacterized protein LOC105797627: MTPDRITLQNLEKKQNESFRQYAQRWREVATQVQPPLFEKETTMLFINTLKAPFITHMLGSATKSFSDIVITGKMIENTVRNGKIDAGENFKRPTSRKKEGEVNNVSTYNKGYSKPITVGSPRTVATSHQGPPRQESNSRWWSKRLIKMGIVKLDDPSGPNVAGNSLPDHTDKGVNTIAEGGSKRIKAVVMEVKTPLKCVWEHIVCRGLITRDLDERPKGAGIYYEFHNKKGHNIQECTEFKTMVQNLMDNKEIEFYEEFKEFEEREICASEEGPIERFQKVNHPVVIISRPMSNEAGIQIPPKVIIQKSVPFSYKDNKKVPWNYDCNVTIPGEENPINALEESNDDGFYTCSGKRHDPTTSETEPAKGKALVVEHKKEKAVRHESPINEPVTESKAREFLKFLKHSEYSVVE